A part of Heliangelus exortis chromosome 3, bHelExo1.hap1, whole genome shotgun sequence genomic DNA contains:
- the MIA3 gene encoding transport and Golgi organization protein 1 homolog isoform X1 produces the protein MAAALPPDPRLLLALLLLLPPPPSLLCAAAGPDLSRRFAERKRCADPECSMLMCRGKATQDFKGPDCRFVNFKKGEAVYVYYKLIGKSTELWAGSVGSDFGYFPKDLLEINHNYSSEELELPTDETDFVCFDGGRDDFDNYNVDELLKSLQETTANEGATESSDPGTKPAEGIERDQDIQQADTVESLDVVKSDSLALSTEGKEALAMTEEIDSSLKGGTENTGGDSSVSSYKENSQGDQIAHEHLKGTLHGKLQGLESENTKNSSIPQGETSQLDQENEEVNAYTLLNRELSVNLKTKFGSTADAVVSDDEVTRLVTSLEDDFNEDLSTSAHDAEEEPGFADQSEEIPLLSFTAEEEITSPEDLEDDQNIESQNHGDAKGAIELNNQRDNDEEPDLDALIHNDAFSKSKKSGDSLSVDRSESKPTKEKHFDVVIINKREAPAATQPEDLSKELLKKGPVGTGDLDSKEKPNKTEQFEEQLTGDGTELKSTAVPDPHVLPSPGDDLESKSFPKNRQDVLKSPVGDTNKSPEKMQHSQMENEKNEKEFEENSVEEVLETDLKHKKLWEKTKEKGGAENKPSVYVPAKPMEEVKNASQSGPGDTDLLKEKLEHRMPDVEKEHLRHDEDLRQTEEADHENQKHTSFNQESEIKRGSMKDTPAGEQGTSHRGAVEQLTPWENETEYSDAGMKEELSRNVSKMAVHEDSIEKSSPEEKAKSITQNTNTENLTQQGTAHIEDADSDRDLGTNLSKEKTLRLELKSEEPETEDVPDLKQIEEELLEDENAASAKLSQAKATNVQDDTLSVKRTNPELDVLSEGVLGTANPTYKTGEEASSFSNEAKKMISIQDASETGNKEVDIPVSEDANLHEMEHVMGHREYSSEAEEPSTVEEYNFQFPDTEDNNYFNQRKDPLPEGISQKVPREVQNLEHTRSGHQQSTHFPGPADSSAAPNDTLTDFSESVKQLTIMRNFLDEKRVLRLQKYLGHQEVVRIEAMFHDMKVEMELAQKVSRNNEDTEKALDQILEFSESSIMDVVGKVLDSRVGENKEEVVKEMDLYDEESALMDDIQELIYSLRSKYSSASESVPLASIPEQEDDQLHVQEEPEYDGVSIRNPIAVESSQEFQQLEDERPEQLVEEEEERAANVPPEHKEANFSDNGEAEEGYNSERGPLLEDISFGSVDPGQSAREDTAADAAEGGGLPSGNGAEAEAASRGTLGEAAAAARALLLRLVATLPEEIRPGPDFHGLPWEPVVITALVGIATLAIIFWRTCLSVKSRIYQVTEKQLAEKIKNLLQEKTEILEKISEYDEKIKKAKESVKVAQEQKDILSDETAGLKDMVKELEEANHKLDDKVKNLHTMLQMERKKNEKKQSKISETQKSLEKLQEVISVHSIELSEVQVALNEAKLSEEKVKSELHHVQEENARLKKSKEQLLKEAEGWSERHSELTEQIKLYQQSQKDIEEALAYKENEIEVLTNCIMQLKQLDMDLVSKDKKDGEGCEWSTEDDLANGELPDNESEKMKIQIKQMMDVSRIKTMLSIVEEDRNLLQSKLSDEVTARHELEEQIKKLEHDSCSLKSAKAELENECKTLQQKVEILGELYQQKEMALQKKLTEEEYERQEKEQKLSAADEKAVLAIEEVKVYKQRIQDMEEELQKTERSYKNQIAAHEKKAHDNWLIARSAERALAEEKREAANLRQKLIEVNQKIIMLQRPLIVKPTPGRPNRQVPPRRGPFSRDGSFGPSPVSGGNPSPTQMIEVPARPLSAPRREGSRGEFDAPPAPRRPPELPSRMSVPDLGPAVASLINSGPRTSSPSTAVEMDGVQPSPKEPEAPCVTTDSPSSIEPDTATASPKGPPSFPGTPIMASPVMGPPPPLPVRYGPPPAPLRGHFGPRPLPAPLVRGAPLPPPAARDFLPGPPLGMRDLPPGPLPPPPDPRGYSRGHPPFRPLGPPGPRHYPAGPRLPPPGSRDYMPSPSRDLPPAGPRDFPAGPAPLPADSKDCTQPPVQKP, from the exons ATGGCTGCAGCCCTGCCGCCGGACCCCCGGCTACTCcttgccctgctgctgctcctgcccccgCCACCCTCTCTTCTCTGCGCCGCCGCTGGGCCCGACCTGAGCCGCCGCTTCGCCGAGCGCAAGCGCTGCGCCGACCCCGAGTGCAGCA TGTTAATGTGCCGAGGGAAGGCAACACAGGATTTTAAAGGTCCGGACTGTCGCTTTGTAAATTTTAAGAAGGGAGAAGCAGTATATGTATATTACAAACTAATAGGAAAATCAACGGAGCTCTGGGCTGGAAGT GTTGGAAGTGATTTTGGATATTTTCCAAAGGATTTGCTTGAAATAAACCATAATTATTCTAGTGAGGAGCTAGAGTTACCAACTGAT GAAACAgactttgtttgttttgatggtGGAAGGGATGATTTTGATAATTACAACGTGGATGAGCTTTTGAAGTCATTGCAAGAGACAACAGCAAATGAAGGGGCAACTGAATCAAGTGATCCAGGGACAAAACCAGCTGAAGGAATTGAAAGGGATCAGGATATTCAACAGGCTGATACAGTAGAGTCCCTTGATGTTGTGAAGTCAGACAGTCTTGCACTAAGCACAGAAGGCAAGGAAGCTCTTGCCATGACTGAGGAAATAGACAGTTCTCTTAAAGGAGGAACTGAAAATACTGGGGGAGACTCCAGTGTCAGTAGTTACAAAGAAAACTCTCAGGGAGATCAAATTGCACATGAGCACTTGAAAGGAACGCTACATGGGAAACTACAAGGGCTAGAAAGTGAAAATACCAAAAACAGTAGTATTCCTCAGGGTGAAACCAGTCAACTTGACCAAGAGAATGAAGAAGTTAATGCCTATACACTTTTAAACAGAGAGCTCTCTGtgaacttaaaaacaaaatttggcTCAACTGCTGATGCTGTTGTATCAGATGATGAAGTGACTCGCCTTGTTACATCACTGGAAGATGATTTTAATGAAGATTTGAGCACTAGTGCTCATGATGCAGAGGAGGAGCCAGGCTTTGCAGATCAGTCTGAAGAAATCCCTTTGCTGTCTTttacagcagaggaagaaattaCATCCCCAGAAGATTTAGAAGATGACCAGAACATTGAGTCACAAAATCATGGGGATGCAAAGGGTGCTATAGAGCTAAATAACCAAAGAGACAATGATGAAGAACCTGATTTGGATGCATTAATTCATAATGATGCCTTCAGTAAAAGCAAGAAGTCAGGTGACAGTCTAAGTGTGGACAGGTCTGAATCTAAACCaacaaaagagaaacattttgatGTGGTAATAATTAATAAAAGAGAAGCACCAGCAGCAACTCAACCTGAGGATCTCTCCAAAGAACTCCTTAAGAAGGGACCTGTAGGTACAGGTGATCTGGATTctaaagaaaaaccaaacaaaacgGAACAGTTTGAAGAGCAGCTTACAGGTGATGGAACTGAGCTGAAGAGTACAGCTGTGCCTGATCCTCATGTTTTGCCTAGTCCAGGAGATGATCTTGAATCCAAATCTTTCCCTAAAAACAGGcaagatgttttaaaatcacCTGTTGGTGATACCAACAAAAGTCCAGAAAAAATGCAACATTCTcaaatggaaaatgagaaaaatgagaaagaatttgAGGAAAACTCTGTGGAAGAGGTCTTGGAAACTGATTTAAAGCACAAAAAGTTATGGgagaaaacaaaggagaaaggaggagctGAGAATAAGCCTTCTGTTTATGTTCCAGCCAAACCAATGGAAGAGGTAAAAAATGCATCTCAAAGTGGCCCAGGAGATACTGACCTCTTGAAAGAGAAACTGGAGCACAGAATGCCTGATGTGGAGAAAGAACATCTAAGACATGATGAAGATTTAAGACAAACAGAGGAGGCAGATCATGAAAATCAGAAACACACTTCATTTAACCaagaatctgaaataaaaaggggaaGCATGAAAGACACCCCTGCAGGGGAGCAAGGCACAAGCCACAGGGGAGCTGTTGAGCAACTTACACCATGGGAAAATGAGACTGAGTATTCAGATGCAGGTATGAAAGAAGAGCTTTCAAGAAATGTCAGCAAGATGGCAGTACATGAAGATAGCATTGAGAAAAGTTCtcctgaagaaaaagcaaaaagcattaCACAGAATACTAATACAGAGAATCTTACTCAGCAAGGAACTGCTCATATTGAGGATGCAGATTCCGACAGAGATCTTGGCACAAATttatctaaagaaaaaacactaaGGTTGGAACTTAAATCTGAAGAGCCAGAAACTGAAGATGTTCCTGACCTGAAACAAATAGAGGAAGAGCTACTGGAAGATGAGAATGCTGCAAGTGCAAAGCTGTCGCAAGCAAAGGCTACAAATGTACAGGATGACACACTAAGTGTTAAAAGAACAAACCCTGAATTAGATGTACTAAGTGAAGGTGTTTTGGGAACTGCAAATCCTACCTACAAAACAGGAGAGGAAGCAAGCTCATTTTCTAATGAGGCTAAAAAGATGATCAGCATCCAAGATGCAAGCGAGACAGGAAACAAAGAGGTTGACATACCAGTGAGTGAAGATGCTAACTTGCATGAGATGGAACATGTCATGGGACATCGTGAGTATTCTTCTGAAGCTGAGGAACCATCAACTGTGGAGGAATATAATTTCCAATTTCCTGATACTGAAGACAACAATTATTTTAACCAAAGGAAAGATCCTCTTCCAGAGGGCATTTCACAGAAAGTCCCGAGAGAGGTGCAAAATTTAGAGCATACAAGAAGTGGCCACCAGCAATCTACACATTTCCCCGGCcctgctgacagctctgcagccccaaaTGACACTCTGACAGACTTCAGTGAGTCTGTGAAGCAGCTCACAATAATGAGAAATTTTCTTGATGAAAAGCGTGTGCTACGTCTACAAAAGTACCTGGGGCATCAAGAGGTGGTTAGGATAGAAGCCATGTTTCATGATATGAAAGTAGAGATGGAGCTTGCTCAGAAGGTGAGCCGTAATAATGAAGATACAGAGAAAGCCTTAGACCAGATACTTGAGTTTTCAGAATCAAGCATTATGGATGTTGTGGGAAAAGTTCTGGATTCCAGAGTGGGAGAAAATAAGGAGGAGGTGGTGAAAGAAATGGATTTGTATGATGAGGAGAGTGCACTGATGGATGATATTCAAGAATTAATATATTCTTTAAGGAGTAAATATTCATCTGCTAGTGAGAGTGTTCCACTTGCATCTATTCCAGAACAGGAAGATGATCAGCTGCACGTTCAAG AAGAACCTGAATACGATGGAGTTTCCATCAGGAATCCAATTGCCGTTGAGAGCAGTCAGGAATTTCAGCAGCTTGAAGATGAGAGACCAGAACAGCTTgttgaggaggaggaagagagggctGCTAATGTTCCACCTGAACACAAAGAGGCCAATTTCTCAGATAATGGAGAAGCGGAAGAAGGGTACAATAGTGAAAGAGGACCACTCCTGGAAGATATTTCCTTCGGCTCAGTTGATCCAGGACAGAGTGCTAGGGAAGATACTGCTGCAG aCGCAGCCGAGGGCGGTGGGCTGCCCTCAGGAAAcggggcagaggcagaggctgcGTCCCGGGGAACCCTCGGCGAAGCGGCTGCGGCTGCCCGGGCGCTCCTGCTGCGG TTGGTTGCTACCTTGCCTGAGGAAATTCGTCCTGGGCCTGATTTCCATGGACTTCCATGGGAGCCTGTTGTTATCACTGCCTTAGTGGGAATTGCCACACTTGCTATAATTTTCTGGAGAACCTGCCTTTCA gtAAAGAGTAGAATATACCAAG tgactgaaaagcagcttgctgaaaagattaaaaaccttctgcaagaaaaaacagaaatcttaGAAAAGATATCAGAATATGATGAGAAG ataaagaaagcaaaggaatcTGTGAAAGTGGCCCAGGAACAAAAAGACATTCTCTCTGATGAGACTGCAGGACTTAAG gacATGGTCAAAGAACTGGAAGAAGCAAATCATAAGCTAGATGACAAAGTAAAAAATCTGCACACAATGCttcaaatggaaagaaaaaagaatgagaagaaaCAGAGCAAG ATCTCTGAAACCCAGAAGTCCTTGGAGAAACTTCAAGAGGTTATCAGTGTGCATTCTATAGAACTTTCAGAG gttcAGGTGGCCCTTAATGAAGCTAAACTAAgtgaagaaaaagtgaaatctGAGCTTCAtcatgtgcaggaagagaaTGCTAGGCTGAAAAAGAGCAAGGAGCAA CTGCTCAAAGAAGCTGAAGGTTGGAGTGAGAGGCATTCTGAGCTCACTGAGCAGATCAAACTTTATCAGCAGTCTCAGAAGGACATAGAAGAAGCACTTGCCtacaaggaaaatgaaattgaa GTTTTAACTAACTGCATTATGCAGCTGAAGCAGCTTGACATGGATTTAGTATCCAAGGACAAAAAGGATGGTGAGGGGTGTGAATGGAGCACAGAAGATGATCTGGCCAACGGAGAGCTGCCAG atAACGAGAGTGAGAAGATGAAGATCCAGATTAAGCAGATGATGGATGTCTCCAGG ATAAAAACTATGTTATCCATAgttgaagaagacagaaatctTCTGCAATCCAAACTGAGTGATGAAGTAACAGCAAGACATGAGCTGGAAG agcaaataaaaaaattagaacatGACTCCTGTTCACTCAAGTCAGCCAAGGCTGAGCTGGAAAATGAATGCAAAACACTACAGCAGAAAGTGGAGATTCTTGGTGAACTTTACCAGCAGAAGGAGATGGCACTCCAGAA aaaactAACTGAGGAAGAGTATGAGCGTcaggagaaggaacagaaatTGTCTGCTGCAGAtgaaaaagcagtgctggccaTCGAGGAAGTGAAAGTTTACAA GCAAAGGATCCAAGATATGGAAGAAGAATTGCAAAAAACAGAGAGATCTTACAAAAACCAG attGCTGCTCATGAGAAAAAGGCACATGACAACTGG CTTATTGCCCGCTCTGCTGAGAGAGCTCtggctgaagaaaaaagagaagcagccaACCTGAGACAAAA attaatAGAAGTTAATCAAAAAATCATCATGCTTCAAAGACCGTTGATTGTAAAGCCAACTCCAGGCAGACCAAATCGCCAAGTCCCACCACGACGAG GGCCCTTCAGCAGAGATGGCTCTTTTGGCCCTTCACCGGTGAGCGGAGGAAATCCATCACCCACACAGATGATAGAAGTTCCTGCTCGGCCCCTTTCTGCTCCTCGAAGGGAAGGCTCAAGAGGTGAATTTG ATGCCCCTCCAGCTCCACGAAGGCCACCAGAGTTACCAAGCAGGATGTCTGTTCCTG ATCTTGGGCCTGCTGTAGCATCCCTGATCAACAGTGGGCCAAGAacctcctctccttccacaGCAGTGGAAATGGATGGAGTG caaccctCTCCCAAAGAGCCTGAAGCCCCCTGTGTAACTACTGATTCACCTTCATCTATTGAACCAGATACA GCTACTGCTAGTCCCAAAGGCCCACCTTCTTTCCCTGGGACACCTATCATGGCCTCCCCAGTGATGGGACCTCCACCTCCACTGCCAGTTCGCTACGGGCCGCCACCAGCTCCTCTCCGTGGGCACTTTGGGCCTCGACCTCTTCCCGCGCCCCTAG TTCGTGGTGCTCCCTTGCCACCTCCAGCTGCAAGAGATTTCTTACCTGGCCCACCCTTAGGAATGAGAGATTTGCCTCCTGGgccactgccacctcctccagATCCAAGAGGCTATTCCCGTGGGCACCCTCCTTTTCGACCCTTAGGTCCTCCTGGCCCGAGGCATTATCCTGCAGGCCCACGGCTACCCCCGCCTGGCTCTAGAGACTATATGCCTTCTCCTAGCAGAGACTTGCCTCCAGCAGGACCCAGAGACTTTCCTGCAGGCCCCGCGCCACTGCCGGCAGACTCAAAGGACTGCACACAGCCTCCAGTGCAGAAACCCTAA